Proteins encoded within one genomic window of Tistrella bauzanensis:
- a CDS encoding MFS transporter has translation MTTTSRTGTARASAAPHANERLPWPGLLALAAAGFITVLTEALPAGLLPQIGAGLGVSAALAGQLVTVYAAGSLIAAIPLATATRGWRRRPLLLLAIGGFAIANTVTALSPSYTITLVARFLAGVSAGLLWALLAGHAGRMVPDRMKGRAIAVAMAGIPLALARGVPAGTTLGAISGWRAGFGVMTVLSLILIPWVLWQVPDFPGEAPGRRLPARRIIALPGLAAVLAATLATVLAHNILYTYIAPFLAPAGLGHRVDQVLLVFGLAAVAGIWLTGLAVDRHLRRLVRLAILGFALATALLGIAGPLGQPGLIWAGVILWGLAFGGTPTLFQTASARAAGAAADIAQSMIVTAWNLAIAGGGIAGGILIGQPGPMALPWVALVLLIAAGLATTDRFGMRASQVD, from the coding sequence ATGACCACGACATCGCGAACCGGCACAGCGCGGGCAAGTGCCGCACCTCACGCCAACGAACGGCTGCCTTGGCCGGGGCTTCTGGCGCTGGCCGCAGCCGGGTTCATCACGGTCCTGACCGAGGCCCTGCCCGCCGGCCTGCTGCCACAGATCGGCGCCGGGCTCGGCGTCTCGGCGGCATTGGCCGGCCAGTTGGTGACGGTCTATGCCGCCGGCTCGCTGATCGCGGCCATTCCGCTGGCCACCGCCACCCGCGGCTGGCGCCGCCGGCCCCTGCTGCTGCTGGCCATCGGCGGATTCGCCATCGCCAATACGGTGACCGCCCTTTCGCCCAGCTATACGATAACCCTGGTGGCCCGCTTCCTGGCCGGCGTTTCGGCCGGCCTGCTCTGGGCGCTGCTGGCCGGTCATGCCGGCCGCATGGTGCCCGACCGGATGAAAGGCAGGGCGATCGCGGTGGCGATGGCCGGGATTCCGCTGGCCCTGGCGCGCGGCGTGCCGGCCGGCACCACGCTTGGCGCCATCAGCGGCTGGCGTGCCGGCTTCGGCGTCATGACCGTGCTCAGCCTGATCCTGATCCCCTGGGTGCTGTGGCAGGTGCCGGACTTTCCCGGCGAGGCCCCGGGCCGTCGCCTGCCGGCGCGCCGGATCATCGCCCTGCCCGGACTTGCCGCCGTGCTGGCCGCGACCCTGGCCACGGTGCTCGCCCATAATATCCTCTACACCTATATCGCGCCGTTTCTGGCCCCGGCCGGGCTGGGCCACCGGGTCGATCAGGTGCTGCTGGTCTTCGGTCTGGCGGCGGTGGCCGGCATCTGGCTGACCGGGCTTGCGGTCGATCGCCATCTGCGCCGGCTGGTGCGGCTCGCCATCCTTGGCTTCGCCCTGGCAACCGCTCTGCTGGGGATTGCCGGGCCGCTCGGTCAGCCGGGGCTGATCTGGGCCGGTGTCATTCTGTGGGGCCTGGCCTTCGGCGGCACCCCCACCCTGTTCCAGACCGCCTCGGCCCGCGCCGCCGGTGCCGCCGCCGACATCGCCCAGTCGATGATCGTCACCGCATGGAACCTCGCCATCGCCGGTGGCGGCATTGCAGGTGGCATCCTGATCGGGCAGCCGGGGCCGATGGCCCTGCCCTGGGTCGCCCTGGTCCTGTTGATCGCAGCCGGTCTCGCGACAACCGACCGCTTCGGCATGCGGGCATCCCAGGTGGACTGA
- a CDS encoding LysR family transcriptional regulator, which yields MARLEVNRSGEMEVFVRVVERGGFSAAARDLAMTPSAVSKLVSRLEARLGARLVNRTTRKLQLTPEGCVFYERAIAVLAGLDEAERGASAAAAPVGRLRISVNVPVGRQFLLPLIAGFLADHPRLSVDITLTDDVVDLLDQRVDVAIRSGPLKDSRLMTRKLGSVGQMIVASPGYLAAHGQPRHPDDLHRHNRIGFAYARIVAGWPLLVDGRIISVPPSGNVRVSDGDAMRLLAITGVGLARLTYAAVRDDLAAGRLVPVLDAFNPGDREDIHALYPGQGGQMPARVRAFLDLLATRMRVA from the coding sequence ATGGCGCGACTGGAGGTCAACCGATCGGGCGAGATGGAGGTCTTCGTGCGGGTGGTGGAGCGTGGTGGCTTCTCGGCCGCCGCCCGCGACCTTGCCATGACGCCCTCGGCGGTCAGTAAGCTGGTCAGCCGGCTTGAGGCGCGGCTCGGCGCGCGGCTGGTCAACCGCACCACCCGCAAGTTGCAGCTCACGCCCGAAGGCTGCGTGTTCTATGAGCGCGCCATCGCGGTTCTGGCCGGCCTGGATGAAGCGGAACGGGGCGCCTCGGCGGCGGCAGCCCCAGTCGGCCGGCTCAGGATCAGCGTCAACGTGCCGGTGGGCCGGCAGTTTCTGCTGCCGCTGATCGCGGGCTTCCTGGCCGATCATCCACGCCTGTCGGTCGACATCACCCTGACCGATGACGTGGTCGACCTGCTGGACCAGCGGGTCGATGTGGCGATCCGCAGCGGGCCGCTAAAAGACTCAAGGTTGATGACGCGCAAGCTGGGCTCGGTCGGCCAGATGATCGTGGCGTCGCCCGGCTATCTCGCGGCCCACGGCCAGCCCCGGCATCCGGACGACCTGCACCGCCACAACCGGATCGGCTTCGCCTATGCCCGGATCGTCGCCGGCTGGCCGCTGCTGGTCGATGGCCGGATCATCTCGGTGCCGCCCTCGGGCAATGTCCGGGTCAGCGATGGCGATGCCATGCGGCTGCTGGCGATCACCGGGGTCGGGCTGGCCCGGCTGACCTATGCTGCGGTGCGCGACGATCTGGCCGCCGGTCGTCTGGTGCCGGTGCTCGACGCGTTCAACCCCGGCGACCGCGAAGACATCCACGCGCTCTATCCCGGCCAGGGCGGCCAGATGCCGGCACGGGTGCGCGCGTTTCTGGACCTGCTGGCCACCCGGATGCGGGTTGCCTGA